Proteins encoded in a region of the Candidatus Nanopelagicales bacterium genome:
- a CDS encoding long-chain fatty acid--CoA ligase: MTSNHLAAMIAESVERFGSRPALRFREATTAHDDTVWSSISYTEFGLRIRSVAAALVEVGVESGDRVGIFSANQPDWSIADFAILTAAAVSVPLYATSTAAQAEYLISDAGVSVIFVGGQEQYDKLQQSRAATDQLHRIVVFDESVALADDRSVHFSAFLRAGSKSDCLDALPGRLLAAEPEDVATLIYTSGTTGEPKGVELTHANFFHQMRALDDRFDVGPDDTSLCFLPLSHAYERGWSFYVFYRGARNCYLDDPKNVVAAMAEVRPTLMVSVPRLFEKIHATVLDQVDRGPSVKKSMFRWALRVGGQYQHRKKEKGRVNSLLAAEHAAADRLVLAKIRDVIGGTKNVFSAGGAPLSAEIEEFFFAAGILICQGYGLTETTAMLTCNASGGFRFGTVGLPVHGSEVRIADDGEIQVRGGNVMKGYFGRPEDTAAAFEDGWLRTGDVGSIDQDGYLTVTDRIKDLIITSQGKNVAPQHIEGELGADLYIDQIVVIGDRRSYLTALIAPDFDVLERYAREHDISSGSREELVADPRIRALYDQRIADASRELAGYEQVKRYTLLAQSFSQDGGELTPTLKIRRRVVAKQYADAINAMYAAPRSSD, encoded by the coding sequence ATGACGTCAAACCATCTCGCCGCGATGATCGCCGAGAGCGTGGAGAGATTCGGATCCCGACCGGCGCTGCGCTTCCGCGAGGCAACCACCGCCCACGACGACACGGTGTGGAGTTCGATCAGCTACACGGAGTTCGGTCTGCGCATCCGATCCGTGGCTGCCGCCCTCGTAGAGGTTGGCGTTGAGTCGGGTGACCGAGTCGGCATCTTCTCAGCCAACCAGCCCGATTGGTCGATTGCCGACTTCGCAATCCTGACCGCCGCGGCTGTGTCGGTTCCGCTCTACGCGACGAGCACCGCCGCGCAGGCCGAGTATTTGATCAGCGACGCGGGAGTATCCGTCATCTTCGTCGGCGGCCAGGAGCAGTACGACAAGTTGCAGCAATCGCGCGCAGCGACCGACCAACTGCACCGAATCGTCGTCTTCGACGAGAGCGTCGCGCTGGCCGACGATCGGTCCGTGCACTTCTCCGCATTCCTGCGCGCAGGCTCCAAGTCGGACTGTCTCGACGCGCTTCCCGGACGGCTGCTGGCGGCTGAACCCGAGGACGTTGCAACGCTCATCTACACCTCTGGGACAACCGGCGAGCCGAAGGGCGTGGAGCTCACCCACGCCAACTTCTTCCACCAGATGCGCGCCCTCGACGATCGGTTCGACGTCGGCCCCGACGACACGAGTCTGTGCTTCTTACCGCTGAGCCACGCCTACGAGCGTGGCTGGTCCTTCTACGTCTTCTACCGCGGTGCGCGGAACTGCTACCTGGACGACCCGAAGAACGTGGTGGCCGCAATGGCCGAAGTGCGCCCCACGCTGATGGTCAGTGTCCCCCGCCTGTTCGAGAAGATCCACGCGACGGTGCTCGACCAGGTCGACCGCGGACCGAGCGTCAAGAAGAGCATGTTCCGGTGGGCACTACGAGTTGGCGGGCAGTACCAGCATCGGAAGAAGGAAAAGGGCCGCGTGAATTCATTGCTCGCCGCCGAGCACGCCGCTGCCGATCGACTTGTGCTCGCGAAGATTCGGGATGTGATTGGCGGTACCAAGAACGTCTTCTCCGCAGGTGGCGCTCCGCTGTCCGCAGAGATCGAGGAGTTCTTCTTCGCGGCGGGCATATTGATTTGCCAAGGCTACGGACTGACCGAGACCACGGCGATGCTCACCTGCAACGCTTCCGGCGGGTTCCGGTTCGGGACCGTCGGCCTCCCAGTGCACGGCAGCGAGGTGAGGATAGCTGATGACGGCGAGATCCAGGTCCGCGGTGGGAATGTGATGAAGGGTTACTTCGGTCGCCCGGAGGACACCGCGGCGGCGTTCGAGGACGGCTGGCTACGGACCGGAGACGTGGGTTCGATCGACCAAGACGGCTACCTCACGGTGACTGACCGGATCAAAGATCTGATCATCACCTCGCAGGGCAAGAATGTCGCGCCCCAGCACATTGAAGGGGAACTCGGCGCGGACCTCTACATCGATCAAATCGTGGTCATCGGCGACCGCCGCAGTTACCTGACGGCGCTGATTGCGCCGGACTTCGATGTGCTCGAGCGCTACGCCCGCGAACACGACATTTCCTCCGGTTCGCGGGAGGAACTGGTGGCCGACCCGCGGATCCGCGCCTTATACGACCAGCGGATTGCTGATGCATCCCGTGAGCTAGCCGGATACGAGCAGGTGAAGCGGTACACGTTGCTCGCGCAGTCGTTCAGTCAGGACGGCGGGGAACTGACCCCGACGCTGAAGATCCGTCGTCGCGTCGTCGCGAAGCAGTACGCGGACGCCATCAACGCAATGTACGCCGCGCCGCGATCGTCGGACTGA